The Psychrosphaera ytuae genome includes a region encoding these proteins:
- the thiE gene encoding thiamine phosphate synthase, translating to MTQAVSPFSSSFSFPDNTNQYWQGAPVVWAIGGSDCTGGAGIQADTKTIHNLGGLPNTIITAVTAQNAGGVKEINAVSDEVFRSQWSALEQAAMPSTIKVGMLANEAQVNTLITLLTELNQTCEEENWPRPIIVYDPVLAATSGDQLTESDLVPLIRDTLFPLVDVVTPNAKEVQKFAGTYMFSKDCMQRAAEAFIQLGCKKVVIKGGHIDLISGRSIDLAMSDDTRYWLNGAQIPTEHHHGTGCTFASAIAVFVAKGYHFRDAVTLAKGFITHGLIASSCLEGAYGPVLQTQLPTSLTVLPQTSNTWLTEWEDGPNLDTQPALSFPRINSDLFNLYPVVDSLEWLERLLKLGVTTIQYRDKTNSGEALEAAIQKAILLGKQYNAQLFINDYWQLAIKHQAYGVHLGQEDVQSADLNAIAHAKLRLGISTHGHFEFINALAIKPSYLAIGAVFPTKTKDMTGQIQGLSALKALCALQGQIPIVAIGGITLSNASQVLTCGAQAIAVVTAITEAKDPEHAVKQLSSLFE from the coding sequence ATGACTCAAGCTGTTTCCCCTTTTTCTTCCTCATTTTCTTTCCCTGATAATACCAATCAATACTGGCAAGGCGCCCCTGTTGTCTGGGCGATAGGAGGGTCAGATTGTACTGGCGGTGCAGGTATCCAGGCTGATACTAAGACCATTCACAATTTAGGTGGACTGCCCAATACCATCATCACCGCTGTAACGGCACAAAATGCAGGAGGGGTAAAAGAAATCAACGCAGTAAGCGATGAAGTATTTCGTTCACAATGGAGTGCTCTTGAACAAGCGGCGATGCCAAGCACAATAAAAGTCGGTATGTTGGCCAACGAAGCACAAGTAAATACGTTAATAACTCTACTAACAGAATTAAACCAAACGTGTGAAGAAGAAAATTGGCCGCGTCCAATTATTGTTTACGATCCGGTCTTAGCTGCGACCTCTGGTGATCAGCTCACCGAGTCGGACTTAGTGCCGCTGATCCGAGATACGTTATTTCCTCTTGTGGATGTTGTTACACCAAACGCCAAAGAAGTACAAAAATTTGCTGGCACCTATATGTTTTCGAAGGACTGTATGCAACGCGCAGCTGAGGCATTTATTCAATTAGGTTGTAAAAAGGTAGTGATTAAAGGTGGTCACATCGATTTAATTTCGGGCCGAAGTATCGATTTGGCAATGAGTGACGATACAAGATACTGGCTTAATGGCGCTCAAATCCCAACCGAACATCACCATGGTACGGGCTGTACGTTCGCCTCTGCCATTGCTGTATTTGTCGCTAAAGGCTATCACTTTAGGGATGCGGTAACACTGGCAAAAGGCTTTATTACTCATGGGCTAATAGCCTCATCTTGCCTTGAAGGCGCCTATGGGCCTGTATTACAAACACAGCTTCCTACCTCATTGACTGTGCTTCCACAAACCAGTAACACTTGGCTAACAGAATGGGAGGATGGACCTAACTTAGATACGCAACCCGCATTGTCGTTTCCAAGAATAAACTCAGATTTATTCAACCTTTACCCTGTAGTCGACTCACTAGAGTGGCTAGAAAGGTTGTTAAAACTGGGAGTAACAACAATTCAGTACCGCGACAAAACCAACTCAGGTGAAGCACTTGAAGCAGCGATTCAAAAAGCAATCTTGCTGGGCAAACAATACAATGCACAGCTGTTTATCAATGACTATTGGCAATTAGCCATTAAACATCAGGCTTACGGCGTTCACCTTGGTCAAGAAGATGTGCAGAGCGCAGATCTCAATGCCATTGCACATGCTAAATTGCGTCTTGGTATCAGTACTCACGGTCACTTTGAGTTTATTAACGCATTGGCAATTAAACCGAGCTACCTGGCTATCGGAGCCGTGTTTCCGACCAAAACCAAAGACATGACTGGACAAATCCAAGGTCTATCCGCACTAAAGGCACTGTGCGCTTTACAAGGTCAAATTCCCATTGTAGCCATTGGTGGTATTACGCTGAGTAATGCTAGCCAAGTCCTCACTTGCGGTGCGCAAGCCATTGCCGTTGTTACCGCTATAACTGAAGCTAAAGACCCAGAACATGCCGTTAAACAGCTCTCTTCGTTATTCGAATAA
- a CDS encoding thiazole synthase encodes MTSNPLPSTQQKLSIYGQSFDSRLLIGTALYPSLSIMSEAIKASGSQIVTLSLRRQNLLSNKAINHPKKATESTSNNEFWNQIKALNTTLLPNTAGCHSAKEVINLAQMSREVFDTNWIKLELIGDDYSLQPDTLNLVDAAKTLIDLGFNVLPYCTDDLVLCQRLADVGCEVVMPWASPIGSGQGVLNPFALEAIRHRLPDTTLIIDAGLGKPSDACIAMELGYDAVLLNTAIAQATNPVNMATAFKHSVIAGREGYLAGVITKRDSAQPSTPTIGMPFWHNDKN; translated from the coding sequence ATGACCTCTAATCCTTTACCGTCTACGCAACAGAAGCTTTCGATCTATGGTCAGTCTTTTGATAGTAGGCTGTTAATCGGCACAGCTTTATATCCGAGCCTTTCAATCATGAGTGAAGCAATTAAAGCAAGCGGAAGCCAAATCGTTACCTTGTCGCTACGCCGCCAAAACTTACTCAGTAATAAGGCCATTAATCACCCTAAAAAGGCGACGGAAAGTACGTCAAATAATGAATTTTGGAATCAAATCAAAGCACTCAATACGACTTTACTGCCAAATACAGCAGGCTGTCACAGTGCAAAAGAGGTCATAAACTTGGCTCAAATGAGCAGGGAGGTTTTTGATACCAACTGGATTAAGCTCGAACTCATCGGTGACGACTATAGCTTACAACCAGACACATTAAACTTAGTCGACGCTGCCAAAACCTTAATTGATTTGGGGTTTAATGTTTTACCCTATTGCACAGATGACTTGGTATTATGCCAACGCCTTGCAGATGTTGGTTGTGAAGTAGTAATGCCTTGGGCGTCGCCTATTGGCTCGGGCCAAGGAGTTCTCAACCCTTTTGCTCTTGAGGCCATTCGTCATCGCCTACCAGATACTACACTCATTATCGACGCGGGTTTGGGCAAGCCTTCTGACGCGTGTATTGCGATGGAGCTCGGCTATGATGCCGTTTTACTCAATACCGCGATTGCACAGGCAACAAATCCGGTAAATATGGCAACTGCATTTAAACATAGTGTTATTGCTGGCAGAGAAGGATACCTCGCAGGGGTTATTACCAAGCGTGACTCTGCTCAACCGAGCACACCAACGATTGGAATGCCCTTCTGGCACAATGACAAAAACTAA
- the thiS gene encoding sulfur carrier protein ThiS — MNLIVNGELLHFDFKDKETIDAALEQLEFKKPFSVAINGEFVARAEYSSFLLSEGDTVDVVSPIFGG, encoded by the coding sequence ATGAATTTAATTGTAAATGGAGAACTGCTGCACTTTGATTTTAAAGACAAAGAAACCATTGACGCAGCCTTAGAACAACTTGAGTTTAAAAAACCTTTCTCTGTTGCCATCAATGGTGAATTTGTCGCAAGAGCAGAATACTCAAGCTTTTTACTCAGTGAAGGCGATACAGTTGATGTCGTCTCACCTATCTTTGGTGGCTAA
- a CDS encoding FAD-dependent oxidoreductase yields MRPNKPEASQQPGACAQGACTQGATAQGIAPSGVSIVGAGLVGRFVALLCDQLNQLLPEQQRLAVSLYEKERLSSPGITAKVAAAMLAPTAESAISSESLALAGSRGLNVWPQLLTLFGANKYFHQRGSIVMAFRQDNAELSRFKHLVKPQLKDNLFELSQDGLIELEPELNQRLCRAIYIEGEGHIDNTELLKHLERKITRSNIHLHEQCEVKLSDWHIKPNELVIDCRGLGAKHDLTPTDCDVNTPSLSSKLRGVRGEAVRVFAPEVNLNRPIRLMHPRYALYIVPKPNHRYVIGATEIESESLHAMTTRSALELLSAAYSVHSGFAEAQIEAMDVGLRPTFEDNEPLVWQQGNVISINGLYRHGYLLLPDVLQTLWPLLIKQLPNSENYVKFSNLNDMLATRLRQLSRT; encoded by the coding sequence ATGCGGCCAAATAAGCCCGAGGCCTCTCAACAGCCCGGTGCCTGTGCACAAGGCGCCTGTACACAAGGTGCAACTGCGCAGGGCATAGCTCCATCAGGTGTGTCTATTGTGGGCGCTGGTTTGGTAGGGCGCTTCGTCGCCCTACTTTGCGATCAGCTCAATCAACTATTACCTGAACAACAAAGACTTGCTGTTTCGCTTTATGAAAAGGAGCGGCTCAGCTCGCCAGGAATCACAGCCAAAGTAGCGGCAGCCATGCTTGCGCCCACCGCAGAGTCGGCGATTAGCTCAGAATCATTGGCACTAGCAGGTAGTCGCGGACTCAATGTATGGCCGCAATTATTGACTTTGTTCGGTGCCAACAAATACTTCCACCAGCGAGGATCCATTGTAATGGCTTTTCGCCAAGATAACGCTGAGCTGAGCCGCTTCAAACATCTTGTTAAGCCCCAACTAAAAGATAATTTGTTCGAACTCTCTCAAGATGGTCTTATCGAACTTGAGCCAGAGCTAAATCAGCGACTTTGTCGTGCCATCTACATTGAAGGTGAAGGACATATTGACAACACTGAGCTACTCAAGCACTTAGAGCGAAAAATCACTAGGTCCAACATTCACCTACACGAGCAATGTGAGGTGAAATTATCAGATTGGCACATCAAACCCAACGAATTAGTTATAGATTGTCGTGGCCTCGGAGCCAAGCACGATTTAACGCCCACTGATTGTGACGTGAACACCCCTAGTTTATCGAGCAAACTCAGAGGCGTACGTGGTGAGGCGGTTCGGGTTTTTGCCCCCGAAGTGAACCTGAACCGCCCTATCCGTTTAATGCACCCTAGATATGCGCTATACATAGTTCCCAAGCCCAATCATCGTTATGTCATTGGCGCTACCGAAATTGAAAGTGAGTCTTTACACGCAATGACTACAAGGTCAGCACTGGAGTTACTTTCTGCTGCCTATTCTGTGCATAGTGGTTTTGCAGAGGCACAAATCGAAGCGATGGATGTCGGTTTGCGCCCAACTTTTGAAGATAACGAACCATTGGTATGGCAACAAGGTAACGTAATTAGCATAAATGGCTTGTACCGACATGGTTATTTACTATTACCAGATGTGTTACAAACACTTTGGCCACTCCTTATTAAGCAACTGCCAAATTCTGAAAATTACGTAAAATTTAGTAACTTAAATGACATGCTTGCCACCAGGCTGAGACAACTTTCAAGAACATGA
- the thiC gene encoding phosphomethylpyrimidine synthase ThiC — translation MTQPTRRERREQAAEFINNCSNQQFPNSEKIYIQGSSPDIQVGMRKITLADSLVGGDKDNPIFEPNDPIQVYDTSGPYTDPNQTIDVHQGLPKLRANWIAERDDTEELKGATSGYSQQRLADEGLDHIRFDNLPKVRRAKPGKNVTQMHYARQGIITPEMEYIAIRENLKRQELKDEILKAQHQGQSFGAEIPEQITPEFVRDEVARGRAIIPCNINHPETEPMIIGRNFLIKVNANIGNSAVTSSIEEEVEKLVWSTKWGADTVMDLSTGRYIHETREWIVRNSPVPIGTVPIYQALEKVNGVAEDLTWEIFRDTLIEQAEQGVDYFTIHAGVLLRYVPMTAKRVTGIVSRGGSIMAKWCLSHHKENFLYTHFEDICEICKQYDVAFSLGDGLRPGSVADANDEAQFSELRTLGELTKIAWQHDVQVMVEGPGHVPLHMVKENMEEQLKHCDEAPFYTLGPLTTDIAPGYDHITSGIGAANIGWYGCAMLCYVTPKEHLGLPNKEDVKEGLITYKIAAHAGDLAKGHPGAQIRDNALSKARFEFRWHDQFNLSLDPERALAYHDETLPQESGKVAHFCSMCGPKFCSMKISQEVRDYASDLESQDDLLTIKMVGMDEMSETFKAKGSELYHAAK, via the coding sequence ATGACACAACCAACCAGACGTGAACGTCGCGAGCAAGCGGCGGAATTTATTAACAACTGTTCCAATCAACAGTTTCCCAATTCAGAAAAGATTTATATCCAAGGATCGTCGCCCGATATTCAAGTCGGTATGCGAAAAATTACTTTAGCCGACAGTCTTGTTGGCGGTGACAAAGACAATCCTATTTTCGAGCCCAATGACCCTATTCAAGTTTATGACACCTCGGGCCCGTATACAGACCCAAACCAAACTATTGATGTTCATCAGGGGTTGCCCAAGCTCAGAGCCAACTGGATAGCCGAGCGCGATGATACTGAAGAACTAAAAGGTGCTACTTCAGGATACAGTCAACAACGCCTTGCTGATGAAGGCTTGGACCATATTAGGTTTGATAACTTACCAAAGGTTAGACGCGCCAAACCCGGTAAAAATGTGACTCAAATGCATTACGCTCGCCAAGGTATTATTACCCCAGAAATGGAGTACATTGCGATTCGAGAAAATCTAAAACGCCAAGAACTCAAAGATGAAATCTTAAAAGCACAGCATCAAGGTCAGAGTTTCGGAGCTGAAATCCCAGAGCAAATTACTCCAGAGTTCGTCCGCGACGAGGTCGCTCGAGGCCGTGCCATCATCCCTTGCAACATCAATCATCCTGAGACTGAACCAATGATCATTGGTCGTAACTTTTTGATCAAAGTGAACGCTAACATTGGTAATTCGGCGGTGACATCCAGTATCGAAGAAGAAGTAGAAAAGCTCGTTTGGTCAACTAAATGGGGCGCAGATACTGTAATGGATTTGTCCACGGGTCGTTATATTCATGAAACGCGTGAATGGATTGTGCGTAACTCGCCGGTTCCAATTGGCACGGTTCCGATTTATCAGGCTCTAGAAAAGGTCAATGGTGTGGCTGAAGATCTTACATGGGAAATATTTAGAGATACCCTTATCGAACAAGCCGAACAGGGGGTTGATTATTTTACCATCCACGCGGGCGTTTTGTTGCGTTACGTGCCTATGACGGCCAAACGAGTGACGGGTATTGTCTCGCGAGGTGGTTCGATTATGGCTAAATGGTGCCTGTCGCATCACAAAGAAAACTTTTTGTACACGCACTTTGAAGACATCTGTGAAATTTGTAAACAATACGATGTCGCCTTTTCTTTAGGAGACGGCTTACGTCCCGGCTCAGTTGCGGATGCAAACGACGAGGCGCAATTTAGCGAATTAAGAACCCTAGGTGAGTTAACCAAAATTGCTTGGCAACACGATGTTCAAGTGATGGTTGAAGGGCCAGGTCACGTGCCTCTTCACATGGTAAAAGAAAACATGGAAGAGCAACTCAAGCACTGTGACGAAGCGCCATTCTATACACTTGGCCCACTCACAACCGATATTGCGCCGGGCTACGATCACATCACTTCGGGTATCGGTGCTGCAAACATTGGTTGGTATGGTTGTGCCATGCTTTGTTATGTAACGCCAAAAGAGCATTTAGGCTTACCTAACAAGGAAGACGTAAAAGAAGGGCTGATTACTTACAAGATAGCTGCTCATGCTGGTGACTTGGCTAAAGGTCATCCAGGTGCACAAATTCGCGATAACGCTCTTTCTAAAGCTCGTTTTGAATTTCGTTGGCATGACCAATTTAACCTGAGCTTGGACCCTGAACGCGCTTTGGCCTATCACGACGAAACGCTGCCGCAAGAATCTGGCAAGGTGGCTCACTTTTGCAGTATGTGCGGACCAAAATTCTGTTCAATGAAAATCTCTCAAGAAGTCAGAGACTATGCGTCAGATTTGGAGTCACAAGATGATTTGTTGACGATAAAAATGGTCGGTATGGACGAAATGTCAGAGACATTTAAAGCAAAAGGCTCCGAGCTTTATCATGCGGCCAAATAA
- a CDS encoding LysR substrate-binding domain-containing protein produces MTHKWDGITEFTAVVEQGNFTRAAQALSTSTAQISRHINQLEQRLNTKLLYRTTRKVTLTEEGQVFYNHSRHLVDGLQAAEQALSQLQQIPQGTIKLTAPVTYGERIILPILNDFLLAYPEIKLDVELTNNKLDLLQQGFDAAVRIGNLADSTMMAKPLTKRKNYLCASPDYLTRHTPPSRIEDLTDHNCLLGSNEQWRFADGDTIKTIKPVRRLRYNSGQGLVDAALKGLGIIQLPDYYVEPLIKQNQLVSLLDNLQIKNEPVWLLSPHNRQLSPKMKAFSQFLRNALA; encoded by the coding sequence ATGACACATAAATGGGACGGTATCACTGAGTTTACCGCAGTAGTAGAACAAGGTAACTTTACTCGAGCGGCACAAGCGCTCTCAACGTCTACAGCGCAAATAAGTCGCCACATCAACCAGTTAGAACAGCGACTCAACACTAAACTGCTATATCGCACGACTCGTAAAGTGACTCTCACGGAAGAAGGCCAAGTATTTTATAACCACAGTCGTCATTTGGTAGATGGCCTTCAAGCCGCCGAGCAAGCCTTGTCTCAACTACAACAGATCCCACAAGGCACGATCAAACTTACAGCACCAGTTACCTACGGTGAACGAATAATTCTGCCCATTTTGAATGACTTTTTACTCGCCTACCCCGAAATTAAGTTGGACGTAGAACTGACCAATAATAAGCTGGATTTACTTCAGCAAGGATTTGATGCAGCAGTCAGAATTGGTAACTTGGCCGATTCCACTATGATGGCCAAACCATTGACCAAACGAAAAAACTATTTGTGTGCGTCGCCAGACTACTTAACCAGGCACACTCCTCCCAGCCGAATTGAAGATTTAACTGATCACAATTGTTTACTTGGCTCTAATGAGCAATGGCGATTTGCCGATGGCGATACCATCAAAACGATAAAGCCAGTGCGCAGACTCAGATACAACAGTGGCCAAGGGTTGGTGGATGCAGCACTAAAAGGTCTGGGTATTATTCAGTTACCCGACTATTACGTTGAGCCTTTAATAAAACAAAACCAACTTGTTTCGTTACTCGACAACCTGCAAATTAAAAACGAACCAGTCTGGCTACTTTCACCGCACAATCGTCAACTTTCACCGAAGATGAAAGCATTTAGTCAATTTTTGAGAAACGCCCTTGCGTAA
- a CDS encoding S-(hydroxymethyl)glutathione dehydrogenase/class III alcohol dehydrogenase has translation MSEQFIKSKAAVAWGPNQPMSIEEVDVMLPKKGEVLVRIVASGVCHTDAFTLSGEDPEGVFPAILGHEGGGIVEQVGEGVTSVSVGDHVIPLYTPECGECKFCTSGKTNLCQKIRETQGKGLMPDGTTRFYKDGEPIYHYMGTSTFSEYTVLPEISLAKVNKQAPLEEVCLLGCGVTTGMGAVMNTAKVQEGDTVAIFGLGGIGLSAIIGATMAKASRIIAIDINESKFDLAKKLGATDCVNPKNFDKPIQEVIVEMTDGGVDFSFECIGNVDVMRSALECCHKGWGESVIIGVAGAGQEISTRPFQLVTGRVWRGTAFGGVKGRSELPDYVERYLAGEFKLNDFITHTMGLDKINEAFDLMHEGKSIRSVVHFDK, from the coding sequence ATGTCTGAACAGTTTATAAAGTCAAAAGCCGCAGTCGCTTGGGGCCCAAACCAACCAATGTCGATTGAAGAAGTTGACGTAATGCTACCTAAAAAAGGCGAAGTGTTGGTTCGTATCGTCGCTTCAGGCGTGTGTCATACCGATGCGTTTACCTTGTCTGGTGAAGATCCTGAAGGTGTATTCCCAGCTATTTTAGGCCACGAGGGTGGTGGTATCGTTGAGCAAGTCGGTGAAGGTGTCACAAGTGTCAGCGTTGGTGATCACGTTATTCCACTCTATACGCCAGAGTGTGGTGAGTGTAAGTTCTGTACTTCTGGTAAAACCAACTTATGTCAAAAGATCCGTGAAACTCAAGGTAAAGGTTTAATGCCTGACGGCACCACTCGTTTTTATAAAGATGGCGAGCCAATTTACCACTACATGGGTACCTCGACGTTTTCTGAATATACCGTTTTACCAGAGATTTCTTTAGCAAAAGTAAACAAACAAGCGCCGCTTGAAGAAGTATGTTTACTTGGTTGTGGTGTGACAACGGGCATGGGTGCGGTGATGAATACCGCTAAAGTTCAAGAAGGTGACACAGTCGCGATTTTTGGTTTGGGCGGTATTGGCTTGTCAGCCATTATTGGCGCAACCATGGCTAAGGCTAGCCGTATTATTGCAATCGACATCAACGAGTCTAAGTTTGATCTAGCGAAAAAACTAGGTGCGACTGACTGTGTTAACCCTAAAAACTTCGACAAGCCAATTCAAGAAGTGATAGTTGAGATGACCGACGGCGGTGTTGATTTTTCATTTGAATGTATTGGCAATGTTGATGTGATGCGTTCGGCCCTTGAGTGTTGTCACAAAGGCTGGGGTGAGTCGGTTATTATTGGTGTGGCTGGTGCTGGTCAAGAAATTTCCACGCGCCCATTCCAGCTGGTTACGGGTCGAGTTTGGCGCGGGACGGCATTTGGTGGCGTAAAAGGCCGTTCTGAATTGCCTGATTATGTAGAGCGTTACCTTGCAGGAGAATTTAAACTCAATGATTTTATCACTCATACTATGGGTCTAGACAAAATTAATGAGGCCTTTGATCTAATGCATGAAGGCAAGAGTATCCGCTCTGTTGTTCACTTCGATAAGTAA
- the fghA gene encoding S-formylglutathione hydrolase, with the protein MSLPTNSDSKLNLVSQTKSFGGWHKQFSHASSSVKGEMRFAVYFPPQYETKKDLPVLYWLSGLTCTDENFMQKAGAHRMAAQLGIVIVAPDTSPRGDDVANDEGYDLGQGAGFYVNATQAPWSAHYHMYDYVVTELPELIEKEFEVSSKRAISGHSMGGHGALMIALKNPDRYSSVSAFSPISNPMDCPWGHKAFSAYLGEDQSVWAQYDSSVLMSNAVDLVPALVDQGLDDNFLQEQLKPEALEAAAAKNNYPLTLNRHEGYDHSYYFISSFIDEHFKFHAGHLMY; encoded by the coding sequence ATGAGCTTACCGACAAATTCTGACAGTAAATTAAATTTAGTATCTCAAACCAAAAGTTTTGGTGGCTGGCACAAGCAGTTCAGTCACGCATCCTCGTCAGTAAAAGGTGAGATGCGGTTTGCTGTGTATTTTCCGCCTCAATACGAAACAAAAAAAGACCTTCCAGTACTGTATTGGCTCTCAGGCTTGACATGTACTGACGAAAACTTCATGCAAAAAGCCGGTGCACACCGAATGGCCGCTCAATTGGGAATCGTCATTGTCGCTCCTGATACCAGTCCAAGAGGTGATGACGTCGCTAATGATGAGGGTTATGACTTGGGGCAAGGTGCAGGTTTTTATGTCAATGCAACACAAGCACCTTGGAGTGCTCATTACCATATGTATGATTATGTGGTAACAGAACTGCCAGAGTTAATTGAAAAAGAGTTTGAGGTTTCTTCAAAAAGAGCAATATCAGGTCACTCAATGGGCGGTCATGGCGCACTAATGATTGCACTTAAAAACCCTGACCGTTATTCGTCGGTTTCTGCTTTTAGTCCTATCAGTAACCCTATGGATTGTCCTTGGGGACACAAAGCGTTTTCGGCTTATTTAGGTGAAGACCAAAGTGTTTGGGCACAATATGACTCAAGTGTGTTAATGAGTAACGCCGTTGATTTGGTTCCTGCGCTGGTTGATCAAGGATTAGATGATAACTTTTTACAAGAACAGCTAAAGCCAGAGGCGCTCGAAGCTGCTGCAGCAAAGAACAATTATCCGTTAACACTCAATCGTCATGAGGGTTATGACCATAGTTATTACTTTATTTCGAGTTTTATAGACGAGCATTTTAAGTTCCATGCGGGACATTTAATGTATTGA
- a CDS encoding FIST signal transduction protein: MKVNQYHFSENRWNKELPTDDAVTLVFAFGCRKLMKHQGALKQLGESFPNAHIIGCTTSGEITGTDILDDSVVATAIEFERTKVDVQSINLKDYKDLNEAAQSLANKLSVDDLKSVLILSDGQLVNGTTLVAEMTKSLPEGVLITGGLAGDKDEFNETEVWHNGDIGPGRILACGFYGNDIVVGSGSYSGWKSFGPERLITKASGNLLYELDGQSALALYKQYLGDYAEQLPASALRFPLSVRNPETNETLIRTILNIDEGEQSLTFAGDVPEGSYAQLMRANIDNLIDGAQEAAQKALQDAFANNEPEFGLLISCVGRRLVLQQETEYELESIEEMIPKTCKLAGFYSYGEISPTQQSRKSALHNQTMTITFFSES; encoded by the coding sequence ATGAAAGTAAATCAATACCATTTTTCAGAAAATCGTTGGAATAAAGAACTGCCAACCGACGACGCTGTCACTCTTGTGTTCGCTTTTGGCTGCCGAAAGTTAATGAAACATCAAGGTGCCCTCAAGCAACTTGGAGAAAGCTTTCCAAACGCTCACATTATTGGCTGCACTACCAGTGGTGAAATCACTGGAACGGATATTTTGGACGACTCGGTTGTCGCTACCGCTATTGAGTTTGAACGAACCAAAGTTGATGTACAAAGCATAAACTTAAAAGACTACAAAGACTTAAATGAGGCTGCTCAATCTCTTGCCAATAAGCTCTCCGTTGACGATTTAAAATCCGTTTTAATTTTATCGGATGGCCAACTGGTAAACGGCACAACCTTAGTCGCTGAAATGACCAAGTCTTTGCCAGAAGGTGTATTAATAACGGGTGGTTTGGCCGGTGATAAAGACGAATTCAATGAGACTGAGGTTTGGCACAATGGTGACATTGGCCCAGGACGGATCCTTGCGTGTGGTTTTTATGGCAATGACATTGTAGTTGGTAGCGGGTCATACAGCGGGTGGAAGTCGTTCGGCCCGGAGCGTTTAATTACTAAAGCATCGGGTAATTTGCTTTATGAGCTAGATGGGCAGTCAGCATTGGCTCTATACAAACAATATTTAGGTGACTATGCAGAGCAGTTACCGGCTTCGGCATTGAGATTCCCTCTTAGTGTGCGTAACCCAGAAACAAACGAAACCCTCATTCGCACTATTTTAAACATCGATGAGGGGGAGCAAAGCCTTACCTTTGCCGGAGATGTGCCTGAAGGTTCATACGCTCAGCTGATGCGGGCAAATATCGACAACTTGATTGACGGGGCCCAAGAGGCGGCACAAAAAGCACTTCAAGACGCCTTTGCTAACAATGAGCCAGAGTTTGGATTGTTGATCAGTTGTGTTGGCCGACGTTTAGTGTTGCAACAAGAGACCGAATACGAACTAGAAAGTATTGAAGAAATGATCCCTAAGACGTGCAAGCTTGCGGGCTTTTATTCTTATGGAGAAATCTCGCCAACACAACAAAGCCGCAAGAGTGCACTTCACAACCAAACAATGACCATAACGTTTTTTTCTGAGTCATAG